The genomic stretch GCCTCCGTAAGGTAGTGTATGTAATTTCTCATATcatgttaataaaataatgtgtATTAGAACTAATTTGGGGGTTACTCTAATCAATGATAAGCTCCAAGAAAATCGTTTGAAgtggtatggtcatgtccaATAGAGGCTTAGGGATGCCCCATGTAAGAAAAAGTaatatgattcagattgaaggaggtAAAAAAGCTAAGGAcagacctaaaatgatcatAAAAGAAATTGTGAGGAATGAAATGCATAGTTTGAGTCTTGTACAAAAATATGACCTTAGATAGAACATATTCGAgagcaaagatccatgtagctgaccccatttagctgcCCTTCTCCTAGCTCCCTATGTtgtcctctttcctcttacttttttttttttttttttgatcagCAAAAAGAGAGACAATACCATTAGATAGCAAAACTTATATTACATGTCAAGTCTGTTTTAAATATGGCCTTCCTACGAACTAAAGCCTCATAGGCCATAGATTTTATTACTTCTAATAATCTATTAGTAGTTAACAGACAAAACCTAGGAGAAATGGGGTAGTTACCCATCTCATCGCTTAGGATAATTAAGGTTCTAGGCCATAAGGTTAAAAgttctccaattttttttatcaaaaaacatCTTTAGGTAGTCCGTATCACTCCAAATTGCATCAATCGTCCATCTGTTGTTCTTTGCCCTCATCACCCCCTGTAGGAACCCTATTGTTcctttcctcttacttttatcttgcattcttcatctctcttatgtctttttcattttcatttcttgtCTTTCATCCCCCTTTTCTGTTAATACCTTAGTCTTCACCTGCTTGATCCATACgaccattaagttgggacaagactgggtttctttttattgttttatgttAGTAAATCAATATAGGTGGGAAGAGtctattctctctcctataCGATCGcatttatctctctcctcttctcttcttcctctcatcttcttacttctcctcttctcttttattctcttaTCTTGATCCTTGTTTACTTCTAGCTGTTTGGTTTATCTCTTATAGAATCGAAatcagaaccaaaaaaaaaaaaaaaacacaaaacaacATTTGGAAAGCCATTTTACCGAATCATTTGTATCACTACACACAATAATTATAAAGATTATCACTTTGAAAACCCAACACCATAATTATGAAGATGCCATTACGGCATCtcatttttaaaatctaaaattataaaACTATTATCACATGGCTCTACATGAAGGAGGGAGTGTAGACACTAAAACTCAGCCACCTTAAAAGAATCTCACAAATAAGACCGTACTCCCCAAGATGCATGcatcagaaaataaaaacacaCTGACTCGAGaattaatgggaaaaaaacTCCACCAGGTGCAAATATATGTTACTTCCCCATCATTTTTCACCCTAATATTTGATTTATAGGTCTCTCACTTAAAGGGAATTTATGGCTTGTTGAACAACATAATTCATATCTAATATCTACATCATTGGATAGTACACGTGAAAACCTTTCTGGAGATATCTAAATCATTAAAATCTAACAGTTGGATCACAAGATATCACCCCCGAAAGTTTCCCACTAGAATACCCAAAGTTATAGATACGAACTTCATTGAGAAGAAATGGTTTGACACTCTAATTTCTTGAATGAAGTGATCCATGAAACGAGATCCTGATGCATATAGATACAAATGATCCAAAAGGAGAGCTAGAATTTCAAAGAACATTTGATATGCCTGATTCAGGAGCAAAAGAACCATTTTTAAGTAGTCTTCGATCAATTATATAATCATGAACATTAGATTTATTGGTCTAAATTTATCAACAAAGAAGATTTGCCTAAGTAACTTATAATTTTTGTCTAAATCAATTTACATTTAGCTACCAAAATGTAGATTTGTCGATGAAACCCAATTTTTTGCCAATGACTTTCCTATTTATTTGCAGGTCTCCcacttttagggtttagtgtttagggtttagtgtttagggtttagggtttagggtttagggtttagggtttagggttgagggttgagggttgagggttaagggttgagggttgagggtttagggtttagggtttagggtttagggtttagggtttagggttgcgggttgagggtttagggtttagggtttagggtttagggtttagggttgagggtttagggtttagggtttagggtttagggttgagggttgagggttgagggtttagggttgagggttgagggttgagggttgagggttgagggttgagggtttagggtttagggttgagggttgagggttgagggttgagggtttagggttgagggtttggggtttagggttgagggtttagggttgagagttgagggttgagggttgagggttgagggtttagggtttagggtttagggtttagggttgagggtttagggtttagggtttagggttgagggtttagggttgagggtttagggtttagggtttagggtttagggtttagggtttagggtttagggtttagggtttagggtctagggtttagggtttagggtttagggtttagggtttagggtttagggtttagggtttagggtttagggtttagggtttagggtttagggtttagggtttagggtttagggtttagggtttagggtttagggtttagggtttagggtttagggtttagggtttagggtttagggtttagggttttagggtttagggtttagggtttagggtttagggtttagggtttagggtttagggtttagggtttagggtttagggtttagggtttagggtttagggtttagggtttagggttttagggtttagggtttagggtttagggtttagggtttagggtttagggtttagggtttagggtttagggtttagggtttagggtttagggtttagggtttagggtttagggttcagggtttagggtttagggtttagggtttagggtttagggtttagggtttagggtttagggtttagggtttagggtttagggtttagggtttagggtttagggtttagggtttagggttagggtttagggtttagggtttagggtttagggtttagggtttagggtttagggtttagggtttagggtttagggtttagggtttagggtttagggtttagggtttagggtttaggggtttgggtttagggtttagggtttagggtttagggtttagggtttagggtttagggtttagggtttagggtttagggtttagggtttagggtttttagggtttagggtttagggtttagggtttagggtttagggtttagggtttagggtttagggtttagggtttagggtttagggtttagggtttagggtttagggtttagggtttagggtttagggtttagggtttagggtttagggtttagggtttagggtttagggtttcgggtttagggtttagggtttagggtttaggagaAANNNNNNNNNNNNNNNNNNNNNNNNNNNNNNNNNNNNNNNNNNNNNNNNNNNNNNNNNNNNNNNNNNNNNNNNNNNNNNNNNNNNNNNNNNNNNNNNNNNNcccccccccccccctttttttttgtcatcACAGGATGAACATAATCCACACTTGGAGCTCACTGTTAGTGCACGGAAGAAGGTATCATCGGTTCTTGATCATCTCAATCGCAAGTGGGGAAATTCAAGCATAGCTTCGGGGGAGCTGATTCTTTTCCCATACAATGTTCAAAGGGAAAACCTAGAGGGTTGTCAGAGATGGACGCAGGACACTATTGCCTGTGCAGCAGATGTATATGCCAGCATAGGAAATCCCCCGGTTTTTCGCTtaaggtttttccttttttctactATTTTGATACCAAATAGGTAGTGAATAACATTGTTACTGATTATCAGTTTTCTTCAAGGTATGGTTGGTTCTGCAATACCGAACTTGAAGCTGTGGCGTTTCAAGCTCCTTCAACATCTATCCATTTTCAGGAGGAGCATAGGAGTATGAATGTCTCTGAAGGAACAGAGCAAAGTTTGGGTGCAAAACCACGACCTGCACCTCTTAGTCACCACCATTCCGAGCAGCTTCCGGAGTGTCCAAAGGACCAGCCCTCTCCAATGGAGAGCACTTCTCATATGCCTTCATATATTGATTTGTCCGTGGGGATGACTGGTTATGCTAATACAGAACCTGAGAACAATCTTCGCGTGTCCTCGATTAATTCATCGTGGTTTATAAAAGAAACTGGAGGTGGAAATATGAGAAGACAATGGGAGGATCTGGTACGTTACCCTCCCATCAATGCCTATAATCTATGTAGTATTGGATGTCAGTGAGGCATTATCATCTATCAATTCATTAGTATTTTTTATGTATCTTGTTTTAATCAATCATAGTGGGTTGTGGTGTGGGATAAAGGAGTACAACTAGATGCATTTCTCATCAATGATCTGTTTCTTAAGTTTTTATATTGTCTATAGGATAATCCTAGAATGGGCAATGGTACCTCATTGTCAGCTGGGGAGTGGGCTGATAGCCTAACCAACATTAGCATTGGAGAACTACTATCAGAGGAGTCCCGTGGTATAGAATCCACCTCTATTGATCGACCTACCGAAGGAGGCTCTCAGTATCTTCAGCAGATTCCTTTCAGTTGTGACTCATTTGATGCTGCCATTGCTGCTCATATATCTCGTCATCAAGACAGGTCTGGCCTACTATTGGACCAGGTGTCCCATTCATCTTCCATCTGGGATGCTGAAGAAACATGTGATGGCTTCTCATTTCAAATGGTTGCAGCCTTAAAACATGAGGATGCTAGCTCCCATGGAAATGCTTCTCTGGGAGCATTCCAACCAAGCGGCAATACAAATTCAACGAGTTCTAGAGGCATAGTTGAGGTTTTACTTCGTCTGACTTTGTCTCTAATTATGCTCTTACTGCTTGACAGCACAGAAGTTGATACACAAGCTGAAAATCTTTTTCTGCAGGAGTTGCCTGAAGAACAGCACTTGGCTGATTCTGGTTGCGAAGGAGATCCCATGGATTACTTTGAGCCGGACACACATGGCACTGATGATGCTGCCAAGGATTTTGGCCCCGACAACTCAGTGGGTGTCCATGCGTTAACGGATATTTATTGGGtactagattcttttttcttgaaaGCTTAATTTTACATTACTTCTTTTCTTACAAGGGGTTCCCGAAGATAATCATCTGATTTCATGTTTCTTTGTGGCATCTTAAAAATTGCAGCCAGATTCTTTGGGACCATTAGATTTTGATATACCTTCATCTAGATACCATGCCCAAGATCCTATGCTCGGGGATAGTATAAGCCTCAGTGGATTGAATCGTTTGATAGCCAGCAGTCTGGATGCATTTCAGAACTGCTCTTTCTTCAGCTTGGACAAGAAAGAACTGTCATCAACAGGTGAAGCACGTGCAACATCCTCGTTTTCGGACTACAAAATTGGTGGTGAAGTTTAAGATTTACCAAACTGTAAACTGTTGATACGAGATACTTTGGGTCCCTCTAACCCAccaactaaaaaaggaaagaaaatcaacaCCAACCAAAGTGAACTGATGTGTGTTAAAGCATGAGATCTGTTTTCTAATGGGGACTAGTGATTGGAGAAGACTTAAATGGGGACTGGTGACTGGAGAAGATTTAAGTTGCCTTCTCCTGAATGTGCTCGTCCATGGGGCTACAGGCGTGCTGGTGAGACCGAACTGAATCTGCATTTAGGTGTAGTCAACTTCCTGATCCAGAATCTTGGCCTTGTGTACAAATTGATGTGAAAAGCTGTAAGCTTAttgtttttaaaaaagaaaaaaatctgtAGAGTTTGAAACAATGGCTGATGAATTCAGGCCCATGGTTACAAATTTGTATATTTGACCAAATTTGGTTCAATACTTGGCTAATCATTAACAATTTGTGTTGGTTTGAAGCCTAACCTACGGAGGTTGAGCTCCTGTTAATCCATCAAATCCCTCAAGATTTTCTTCCAATTGCTTAATCACGCGACATATTGACGCTGCAACTGTTGTTCTTTATATGACTTCAGCAGCTGATCTTTGGTTAGACACGGGTGCGGTTTCTCTTGGAGTTACAGAAGGTTGAGCACCAAGCGGTTCTAGTCCCATTCCTGTTCTCTATTCTACTCCCACTTTTGTGAACCCTAGTTAAATTAGTGGAACCAAACATCGCCAAGCGGAAACCCTACAGATGTTCATGCTTTCTTGGCATCAATGTATTGATTCAGATGAACAAAGGGTATATTTCCCCTGTTGTTTGACGTATTACTACAAATGAAGAACGCTTTGTTGTTTATCAGAGATGAGCagaataatggcattctctcctcttttatttttgtcagGCGTTGAAATCCTCTCTTCTCCATAAACTAGACACAAGGAGTTCCTTAGATAACCAATTGCAAGAAAAACCAATTATAGGTCCAAGGTCTCAAGTAATCTGCTACGGATAGGAtttctctccatagagcccaggaATCACGAGACCAGAGAGTGATCTTAGGGCTGGGAGAACCTAAGCATGTCCTAGGATCACTCTCTTGTCCCTAGACTCTATGGAAAGGCAGTGCAGACCTTACAGCAACATGTGGTCCAATGGGAACATTAGTAAGAGCATCAACAGGGGTGAAATTCCACTAGTCATTTCACAATCCATTGTCTCCACATAGGAGCCATGCTTgtcttttaggcttctttttcccaaatagggaaaatatatatatatatatatatattatataagttGTCTAGGCAGCTAGGCTCCAAAGGAGATGGTTCTGGAGCATCGTATCATTGTTGCTCAGTTCTTACATGGATTTCCAATACTAGTTTCCAGAGAACGATTAATGGTTCCAAAACTTCTTTCATCGTTCCAAAACAAGGTGCCAATTAGATCATCAGACGAACATTTTCTAGGCCAATAAAGCATTAAACATTaattgcacacacacacacacacagagagagagagagagagagaggtgacaTCAATAAGCTAGATTCAATCATTAATTACCCCTATAGTCAAAAGATTCAATGacatttataaaattaccccTTTGATGATAAAAGTCCATGTGACGGATTAACCTCTGCAATGTAAGTATAGAGTACAACTACGACACTGTATCAAAAATGCTCTTATGTTTCAACAGCAGCTCAAGAAGTGGCGGGGAACTGTAAAAGGTGATTCGCTTCACCAGGAATGCCATTGTGAGGGCTTCCTATCTCAACCAGAACTTGTACTCCCAACATCAGTCACCCGTTTCCCAATCAGGATAATATGTGATGATGCTCGCCTTGGCCTGAACAATCTCCTATTTAAAACAGCCTGTTGTATGAGGaagatttcttttattttgccTATTTTCTGTCTCGGTAATCGGTATCATTCTTGTTATCTTCACCCTACACTCCCTAGGTTCTCCAGATCAACTTGGATCACGATCTAGTTAGTAGTATTATGTACAGTACTAGTGCTTAATGAAGCACACTACATAGAATAAAAATGCTCCCCGCTATATCAGGGTATTGACTAAGGGCAATATTATGTGTCAGATATACAAGGTTAGAGAGAAGGGCTTCACAAACAAAGAAGGCTGTAGAACACCAGAGGAATGAAGGCATTGTCAAGCTGGGCTGTGTAGGCCTCCAACAATCCACTGACCGTGACAGCTAGGAGCAAGGAGAACCAATGCTGCATAAATATGTAGCAAGAGCAATCAAGTTAACAGAGAGAGGATGCAatcaacagtaaaaaaaaaaa from Macadamia integrifolia cultivar HAES 741 chromosome 14, SCU_Mint_v3, whole genome shotgun sequence encodes the following:
- the LOC122060788 gene encoding TSL-kinase interacting protein 1-like — its product is MANTLAMKALSFASDEHNPHLELTVSARKKVSSVLDHLNRKWGNSSIASGELILFPYNVQRENLEGCQRWTQDTIACAADVYASIGNPPVFRLRYGWFCNTELEAVAFQAPSTSIHFQEEHRSMNVSEGTEQSLGAKPRPAPLSHHHSEQLPECPKDQPSPMESTSHMPSYIDLSVGMTGYANTEPENNLRVSSINSSWFIKETGGGNMRRQWEDLDNPRMGNGTSLSAGEWADSLTNISIGELLSEESRGIESTSIDRPTEGGSQYLQQIPFSCDSFDAAIAAHISRHQDRSGLLLDQVSHSSSIWDAEETCDGFSFQMVAALKHEDASSHGNASLGAFQPSGNTNSTSSRGIVEELPEEQHLADSGCEGDPMDYFEPDTHGTDDAAKDFGPDNSVGVHALTDIYWPDSLGPLDFDIPSSRYHAQDPMLGDSISLSGLNRLIASSLDAFQNCSFFSLDKKELSSTGEARATSSFSDYKIGGEV